The following are encoded in a window of Chlorocebus sabaeus isolate Y175 chromosome 10, mChlSab1.0.hap1, whole genome shotgun sequence genomic DNA:
- the INSIG2 gene encoding insulin-induced gene 2 protein isoform X1, which yields MAEGETESPGPKKCGPYISSVTSQSVNLMIRGVVLFFIGVFLALVLNLLQIQRNVTLFPPDVIASIFSSAWWVPPCCGTASAVIGLLYPCIDRHLGEPHKFKREWSSVMRCVAVFVGINHASAKVDFDNNIQLSLTLAALSIGLWWTFDRSRSGFGLGVGIAFLATLVTQLLVYNGVYQYTSPDFLYVRSWLPCIFFAGGITMGNIGRQLAMYECKVIAEKSHQE from the exons ATGGCGGAAGGAGAGACAGAGTCACCTGGGCCCaaaaaatgtggcccatatatcTCATCTGTCACTAGCCAGAGTGTGAACTTGATGATTCGAGGAGTAGTGCTATTTTTTATTGGAGTATTTCTTGCATTAGTGTTAAACTTACTTCAGATTCAGAGAAATGTGACGCTCTTTCCACCTGATGTGATTGCAAGCATCTTTTCTTCTGCATGGTGGGTACCCCCATGCTGTGGCACGGCTTCAG CTGTGATTGGGTTATTATACCCCTGCATTGACAGACATCTAGGAGAACCACATAAATTTAAAAGAGAGTGGTCCAGTGTAATGCGGTGTGTAGCAGTCTTTGTTGGTATAAATCATGCCAGCGCT AAAGTGGATTTTGATAACAACATACAGTTGTCTCTCACACTGGCTGCACTATCCATTGGACTGTGGTGGACTTTTGATAGATCTAGAAGTGGTTTTGGCCTTGGAGTAGGAATCGCCTTCTTGGCAACCCTGGTCACTCAATTGCTAGTATATAATGGTGTTTATCA ATATACATCTCCAGATTTCCTCTATGTTCGTTCTTGGTTACCATGTATATTTTTTGCTGGAGGCATAACAATGGGAAACATTGGTCGACAACTGGCAATG TATGAATGTAAAGTTATCGCAGAAAAATCTCATCAGGAATGA
- the INSIG2 gene encoding insulin-induced gene 2 protein isoform X2: MAEGETESPGPKKCGPYISSVTSQSVNLMIRGVVLFFIGVFLALVLNLLQIQRNVTLFPPDVIASIFSSAWWVPPCCGTASAVIGLLYPCIDRHLGEPHKFKREWSSVMRCVAVFVGINHASAKVDFDNNIQLSLTLAALSIGLWWTFDRSRSGFGLGVGIAFLATLVTQLLVYNGVYHVIAVPLWILKTRLLF; this comes from the exons ATGGCGGAAGGAGAGACAGAGTCACCTGGGCCCaaaaaatgtggcccatatatcTCATCTGTCACTAGCCAGAGTGTGAACTTGATGATTCGAGGAGTAGTGCTATTTTTTATTGGAGTATTTCTTGCATTAGTGTTAAACTTACTTCAGATTCAGAGAAATGTGACGCTCTTTCCACCTGATGTGATTGCAAGCATCTTTTCTTCTGCATGGTGGGTACCCCCATGCTGTGGCACGGCTTCAG CTGTGATTGGGTTATTATACCCCTGCATTGACAGACATCTAGGAGAACCACATAAATTTAAAAGAGAGTGGTCCAGTGTAATGCGGTGTGTAGCAGTCTTTGTTGGTATAAATCATGCCAGCGCT AAAGTGGATTTTGATAACAACATACAGTTGTCTCTCACACTGGCTGCACTATCCATTGGACTGTGGTGGACTTTTGATAGATCTAGAAGTGGTTTTGGCCTTGGAGTAGGAATCGCCTTCTTGGCAACCCTGGTCACTCAATTGCTAGTATATAATGGTGTTTATCA TGTCATTGCAGTTCCTCTGTGGATATTAAAGACACGTCTGTTATTCTAG